A single genomic interval of Alistipes provencensis harbors:
- a CDS encoding class I fructose-bisphosphate aldolase, translated as MSKTVEILGEQAGYYLSHVCRTIDKKSLYLPGPDTVDRIWTDSDRNIRTLGNLQWILANGRLGGTGYVSILPVDQGIEHSAGASFAPNPAYFDPENIVRLALEGGCNAVASTFGVLGSVARKYAHKIPFIVKINHNELLSYPNTYDQVMFGNVREAWNMGAAAVGATIYFGSEQSRRQLVEIARAFDEAHGLGMATILWCYLRNEGFKKEGVDYHASADLTGQADHLGVTIKADIVKQKLPSNNGGFRAVGFGKTSDKVYTELTSDHPIDLCRYQVANGYMGRVGLINSGGESHGESDLKEAVTTAVINKRAGGMGLISGRKAFQRPMKEGIALLHAIQDVYLDDEVTIA; from the coding sequence ATGAGCAAGACTGTTGAAATTCTCGGGGAGCAGGCCGGCTACTACCTCTCCCATGTATGCCGTACCATCGACAAGAAGTCGTTGTACCTGCCGGGTCCCGACACCGTGGACCGCATCTGGACGGATTCCGACCGCAACATCCGCACGCTGGGCAATCTCCAGTGGATTCTCGCCAACGGCCGTCTGGGCGGCACGGGCTATGTCTCGATCCTGCCTGTGGATCAGGGCATCGAGCACTCCGCGGGGGCCTCGTTCGCCCCGAATCCCGCCTATTTCGATCCGGAGAACATCGTCAGACTGGCCCTCGAGGGCGGCTGCAACGCCGTGGCTTCGACTTTCGGCGTACTCGGGTCCGTGGCACGGAAATATGCGCACAAGATTCCGTTCATCGTCAAAATCAACCACAACGAGCTGCTCTCCTACCCCAACACCTATGACCAGGTGATGTTCGGAAACGTGAGGGAGGCCTGGAACATGGGCGCCGCCGCCGTGGGGGCGACGATCTATTTCGGCTCGGAGCAGAGCCGCCGGCAGTTGGTCGAGATCGCCCGCGCCTTCGACGAGGCCCACGGACTGGGCATGGCGACGATCCTGTGGTGCTACCTGCGCAACGAGGGTTTCAAAAAGGAGGGTGTCGACTACCACGCTTCGGCCGACCTGACGGGGCAGGCCGACCATCTGGGCGTGACGATCAAGGCCGACATCGTGAAGCAGAAACTCCCGTCGAACAACGGCGGGTTCCGGGCCGTCGGGTTCGGCAAGACCAGCGACAAGGTCTACACGGAGCTGACCTCCGACCACCCCATCGACCTTTGCCGCTATCAGGTGGCCAACGGCTACATGGGCCGCGTGGGGCTTATCAACTCGGGCGGCGAGTCGCACGGGGAGTCCGACCTGAAGGAGGCCGTCACGACGGCCGTCATCAACAAGCGCGCCGGCGGCATGGGCCTTATCAGCGGCCGCAAGGCTTTCCAGCGCCCGATGAAGGAGGGAATCGCACTGCTGCACGCCATTCAGGACGTTTATCTCGACGACGAGGTGACGATTGCATAA
- a CDS encoding helix-turn-helix domain-containing protein — MAQVNPIITTPEEQFVVGESDFAFFSNYACRIEGGAFLFCRSGRAEASVNQYQGEVRRNTMVLLLPGSVLMLTDRTEDFRVTFCAFSRDLFSEAAFRLDPSFFRALRERPISYPPTRIVEGAAIWFQMAAYTYRDRSNVFRNTIIKNRLQNVLLESYDKMQRFAARQPRTPEITTRQTDLFQRFVALVHEHCSQEREVSFYADKLCISTRYLSTIVRSVARSSAKEFIDRAVILEIKMMLQSTDLSVQEIAYRLRFPDQSYLGRFFKKRTGESPTEYRNTRK, encoded by the coding sequence ATGGCTCAAGTAAATCCGATAATCACCACCCCGGAAGAACAATTCGTCGTCGGAGAGTCCGATTTCGCCTTCTTCAGCAACTACGCGTGCCGGATCGAAGGCGGAGCGTTCCTGTTTTGCCGCAGCGGCCGTGCCGAGGCTTCGGTCAATCAGTATCAGGGCGAGGTGCGGCGCAATACGATGGTGCTGCTGCTGCCGGGCTCGGTGCTGATGCTCACCGACCGCACGGAGGATTTCCGGGTGACCTTCTGCGCTTTTTCGCGCGACCTCTTCTCCGAGGCGGCGTTCCGCTTGGACCCTTCGTTCTTCCGCGCCCTGCGCGAGCGCCCGATCTCCTACCCGCCGACGCGGATCGTCGAGGGGGCTGCGATCTGGTTCCAGATGGCGGCCTACACCTACCGCGACCGGAGCAACGTGTTCCGGAACACGATCATCAAGAACCGCCTGCAGAACGTGCTGCTGGAGAGTTACGACAAGATGCAGCGCTTCGCCGCGCGGCAGCCGCGGACACCCGAGATCACCACGCGGCAGACCGACCTTTTCCAGCGTTTCGTGGCCCTCGTGCACGAGCATTGTTCGCAGGAGCGCGAGGTTTCGTTCTATGCCGACAAGCTCTGCATCTCGACCCGTTACCTCTCGACCATCGTGCGGAGCGTGGCGAGGAGCTCGGCCAAGGAGTTCATCGACCGTGCGGTGATCCTCGAGATCAAGATGATGCTCCAGTCCACCGACCTTTCGGTACAGGAGATCGCCTACCGGCTCCGGTTTCCCGACCAGTCGTATCTGGGGCGCTTTTTCAAGAAGCGCACCGGGGAGTCGCCCACCGAGTACCGCAACACGCGGAAATAA
- a CDS encoding efflux RND transporter periplasmic adaptor subunit, whose amino-acid sequence MKQTFVKAALVAYCMAAVACGQAPTAMGPGEYAVMTVATTDREIPSNYSATIRGRQDIAIYPQVSGTISELCVNEGQQVSKGQTLFIIDQVPYKAALQTAEANVEAAKAGVATAQLTYDSKKELFAKNVVSQYDLSTANNTLLTAKAQLAQAEAQRVNAANNLSYTVVKAPANGVVGTLPYRVGALVSASIPQPLTTVSDNSEMYVYFSMNENQLLGLTRQYGSIAETLKSMPAVQLQLSDGSIYDQAGRVESISGVIDTSTGSVSLRAAFPNPNGLLHSGGAGNVILPSIYKDCIAVPQAATFELQDKVYVYKVVDGKAVSSMIDVEKISNGREYIARTGLVPGDVIVAEGVGLLREGTPIRIKGQAAAEAAAPATDEAAAQSQTEKEE is encoded by the coding sequence ATGAAGCAAACATTTGTGAAGGCTGCCTTAGTGGCCTACTGCATGGCAGCCGTCGCCTGTGGGCAGGCGCCTACGGCAATGGGACCCGGCGAATACGCCGTGATGACCGTCGCCACCACCGACCGCGAGATCCCGAGCAACTACTCGGCGACCATCCGCGGACGTCAGGACATCGCAATCTATCCGCAGGTTTCGGGCACGATCTCGGAACTCTGCGTTAACGAGGGCCAGCAGGTATCGAAAGGCCAGACCCTTTTCATCATCGATCAGGTGCCCTACAAGGCAGCCCTGCAGACTGCCGAAGCCAACGTCGAGGCCGCCAAGGCCGGCGTAGCCACGGCACAGCTCACCTACGACAGCAAAAAGGAACTCTTTGCCAAGAACGTCGTTTCGCAGTACGACCTGTCGACGGCCAACAACACCCTGCTGACGGCCAAGGCACAGCTCGCACAGGCCGAAGCCCAGCGCGTGAACGCCGCCAACAACCTCTCCTATACGGTCGTGAAGGCTCCGGCCAACGGCGTGGTCGGCACGCTGCCGTACCGTGTCGGCGCACTGGTGAGCGCTTCGATTCCGCAGCCGCTGACCACCGTGTCGGACAATTCGGAGATGTACGTCTACTTCTCGATGAACGAGAACCAACTGCTGGGTCTCACGCGCCAGTACGGTTCGATCGCCGAGACGCTCAAGAGCATGCCGGCCGTACAATTGCAGCTCAGCGACGGCTCAATCTACGATCAGGCGGGCCGCGTGGAGTCGATCAGCGGCGTCATCGACACCTCGACGGGCAGCGTGTCGCTGCGCGCGGCGTTCCCCAACCCCAACGGACTGCTGCACAGCGGCGGTGCCGGCAACGTCATCCTGCCGAGCATCTACAAGGATTGCATCGCCGTTCCGCAGGCCGCAACGTTCGAACTTCAGGACAAAGTCTATGTATATAAGGTAGTGGACGGCAAGGCCGTTTCGTCGATGATCGACGTCGAGAAGATCTCCAACGGCCGCGAATACATCGCACGCACGGGTCTCGTACCGGGCGACGTGATCGTAGCCGAAGGCGTAGGTCTGCTGCGCGAAGGCACGCCCATCCGTATCAAGGGTCAGGCCGCAGCCGAAGCCGCCGCTCCCGCAACCGATGAGGCTGCCGCCCAGTCCCAAACCGAAAAAGAGGAATAA
- a CDS encoding flavodoxin family protein has product MAKKVLILSSSPRRGGNSDLLCDRFMEGAREAGLEVEKVFLKDLKINYCTGCNRCYNGEHPCPQQDDAAGVLAKMVAADVIVMASPVYFYTVCGQMKTLIDRCCARYTEMTDKEFYFILTAAEESIPMMERTVECFRGFLDCLEGPTERGVVYGVGAWHVGEIKSSPAMQEAYELGLRA; this is encoded by the coding sequence ATGGCAAAGAAAGTTTTGATACTCTCCTCCAGCCCGCGCCGCGGCGGAAATTCCGACCTGCTGTGCGACCGTTTCATGGAGGGAGCCCGCGAGGCGGGTCTCGAGGTCGAGAAGGTGTTTCTCAAAGACCTGAAAATCAACTATTGCACGGGGTGCAACCGCTGTTACAACGGCGAGCATCCCTGCCCGCAGCAGGACGATGCGGCCGGAGTGCTGGCGAAGATGGTCGCCGCGGATGTGATCGTGATGGCCTCGCCGGTCTATTTCTATACGGTGTGCGGCCAGATGAAGACGCTGATCGACCGCTGCTGCGCCCGCTATACCGAGATGACCGACAAGGAGTTCTATTTCATCCTGACGGCCGCCGAGGAGAGCATCCCGATGATGGAGCGCACGGTGGAGTGCTTCCGCGGTTTCCTCGACTGCCTCGAGGGTCCCACGGAGCGAGGTGTGGTCTACGGTGTCGGGGCTTGGCACGTCGGCGAGATCAAATCCTCGCCCGCGATGCAGGAGGCTTACGAACTGGGCCTTCGGGCGTAA
- a CDS encoding TolC family protein — MKKILIICAAAALTGCGIYKPYTRPEVTTAGLYGTAETADSTTLGDIRWQEMFTDPQLQALIALALENNTDLQSAGWRVKEAEATLKSARLAYLPSFNFAPQGSLSSFDGSAPSKSFSIPVTASWQIDIFNGLTNAKRKAKALYLQSKEYEQAVKTQLISSVANLYYTLLMLDSQYAVTEETAAKWRQSVETMRAMKEAGMTNEAGVAQYEGNTLSIEASLHDIAYQRTQIENSLCSLLGEAPHTIGRGSLDNQQLPDDLTVGVPLQMLSNRPDIRSAEYTLMQSYYATASARSALYPSITLSGTLGWGNNVAITDAGKLIWNAAGSLLQPIFNANANRARVKIAKAQQEESKLAFQQALLNAGAEVNNALAQCQSARAKTDLRARQIAAMERAVESTELLMQHGSTTYLEVLTAQQSLLSAQLSQISDRFDEIQGVVNLYQALGGGRDITEEK, encoded by the coding sequence ATGAAAAAGATCCTGATAATATGCGCGGCAGCGGCGCTGACCGGCTGCGGCATCTATAAACCCTATACCCGTCCCGAGGTGACCACCGCAGGGCTCTACGGCACGGCGGAGACCGCCGACTCGACGACCTTGGGCGACATCCGCTGGCAGGAGATGTTCACCGATCCCCAGTTGCAAGCGCTGATCGCGCTGGCGCTGGAGAACAACACCGACCTGCAGTCGGCAGGCTGGCGCGTGAAGGAGGCCGAGGCGACGCTCAAATCGGCGCGTCTGGCTTATCTGCCGTCGTTCAACTTCGCTCCGCAGGGCAGCCTGAGCAGCTTCGACGGTTCCGCACCGTCGAAAAGCTTCTCGATTCCCGTGACGGCCAGTTGGCAGATCGACATCTTCAACGGCCTGACGAACGCCAAGCGCAAAGCCAAAGCGCTCTATCTCCAGAGCAAAGAGTACGAGCAGGCTGTAAAGACCCAGCTCATCTCGAGCGTGGCTAACCTCTACTACACGCTGCTGATGCTCGACAGCCAGTATGCGGTGACGGAGGAGACGGCGGCCAAGTGGCGTCAGAGCGTCGAGACGATGCGCGCCATGAAGGAGGCCGGTATGACCAACGAAGCCGGCGTGGCCCAGTACGAAGGCAATACGCTTTCGATCGAGGCATCGCTGCACGACATCGCATACCAGCGCACGCAGATCGAGAACTCGCTCTGCTCGCTGCTGGGCGAGGCTCCGCACACCATCGGCCGCGGCAGTCTCGACAACCAACAGTTGCCCGACGACCTGACGGTCGGCGTGCCCCTGCAAATGCTTTCGAACCGTCCCGACATCCGTTCGGCCGAGTACACGCTCATGCAGTCGTACTACGCCACGGCAAGCGCCCGTTCAGCCCTCTATCCGTCGATCACGCTGAGCGGTACGCTGGGCTGGGGCAACAACGTCGCCATCACCGATGCAGGCAAACTGATCTGGAATGCCGCCGGATCGCTGCTGCAACCGATCTTCAACGCCAACGCCAACCGTGCCCGCGTGAAGATCGCCAAAGCACAGCAGGAGGAGTCGAAGCTGGCGTTCCAGCAGGCGCTGCTCAACGCCGGCGCCGAGGTCAACAACGCCCTTGCGCAATGCCAGTCGGCCCGCGCCAAGACGGACCTCCGGGCCCGCCAGATCGCAGCCATGGAGCGTGCCGTGGAGTCGACCGAACTGCTGATGCAGCACGGTTCGACCACCTACCTCGAAGTGCTGACCGCCCAACAGTCGCTGCTCTCGGCACAGTTGTCGCAGATTTCCGACCGGTTCGACGAGATTCAGGGCGTCGTAAATCTTTATCAGGCCCTCGGCGGCGGCCGTGACATCACGGAGGAAAAATAA
- the gpmA gene encoding 2,3-diphosphoglycerate-dependent phosphoglycerate mutase has product MKKIVLLRHGESVWNKENRFTGWTDVDLSEKGVAEAVKAGETLRKEGFCFGCAYTSYLKRAVKTLDAVLDKMDQDWIPVTKTWRLNEKHYGMLQGLNKRETAEKYGDEQVHVWRRSYDVAPAPLAEDDPRNPRFDPRYAGIPDAELPRTESLKDTVARTMPYWECEILPALARYDQVLVVAHGNSLRGIIKSLKGISDEAVSEFNLPTAVPYVFEFDEGLGYVKDYFLGDPAEIAKLMEAVANQGRGAV; this is encoded by the coding sequence ATGAAAAAGATCGTTTTGCTCCGCCACGGCGAGAGCGTATGGAATAAGGAGAACCGGTTCACGGGGTGGACCGACGTGGATTTGAGCGAGAAGGGCGTCGCCGAGGCCGTGAAAGCCGGAGAGACGCTGCGCAAGGAGGGCTTTTGTTTCGGATGCGCCTATACCTCTTATCTGAAACGGGCCGTGAAGACCCTCGACGCCGTGCTCGACAAGATGGATCAGGACTGGATTCCGGTGACCAAGACGTGGCGGCTCAACGAGAAGCATTACGGCATGCTCCAAGGGCTGAACAAGCGCGAGACGGCCGAGAAATACGGCGACGAGCAGGTGCACGTCTGGCGCCGCAGTTACGACGTGGCCCCCGCGCCTTTGGCCGAGGACGACCCGCGCAATCCGCGCTTCGATCCCCGTTATGCCGGGATTCCCGACGCCGAACTGCCCCGCACCGAGTCGCTCAAGGACACCGTGGCCCGCACGATGCCCTACTGGGAGTGCGAGATACTGCCGGCGCTGGCCCGTTACGATCAGGTGCTGGTCGTGGCCCACGGCAACAGCCTGCGCGGTATCATCAAGAGTCTGAAAGGCATTTCCGACGAGGCTGTTTCGGAGTTCAACCTCCCGACGGCCGTGCCCTATGTCTTCGAGTTCGACGAGGGGCTGGGCTATGTGAAGGACTATTTTCTGGGCGACCCCGCCGAAATCGCCAAACTGATGGAGGCGGTTGCCAATCAGGGGCGCGGGGCTGTGTAG
- a CDS encoding efflux RND transporter permease subunit — protein MTLKHFIERPVLASVISIVIVIAGLIGLATLPVEQYPDIAPPTVMVRASYPGASAETIQKSVIVPLEQAINGVEDMTYMTSSAAVGSASVTVYFRQGINADMAAVNVQNKVSRATGQLPSEVTQIGIMTMKRQTSMVKIFSLYSPDDSYDETFLSNYSKINIEPRIQRIHGVGEVFTLGADYSMRVWLKPDIMAQYKLIPSDVTAALAEQNIESATGTLGENSQNTFQYTMKYRGRHQTPEEFGEIVISAKPDGSVLRLKDVADIELGSESYAYKGYTNGHPGVSTMIFQTAGSNATQVVNDVNALLDEVQAELPKGVAVAHLQSVNDFLYASMKEVVKTLFEAILLVILVVYVFLQDIRSTLIPTASILVSLVGTFGFLAFAGFSINLLTLFALVLAIGTVVDDAIIVVEAVQARFDVGYKSSFMATVDAMSGITSAIVTSTLVFMAVFIPVAMMGGTSGVFYTQFGITMAVAVGISAVNALTLSPALCAMILKPYLDENGEMRDNFAARFRKAFNTSFSALVNKYKHGVLLFIKHKWLMWSTLGLAMAALVLLMNTTKTGLVPDEDQGTIMVNVTTAPGSSLAETHKVMEQVSARIDGIPQIRDYMQVAGYGMIAGQGSSYGMAIIKLKDWDERPKKEDDVNAVIGQIYGRTADIKDAQIFAVAPPMISGYGTSTGFSMNLQDKAGGELTDFYNVYLQFIGALNQRPEIARAYSTFNINFPQYMVDIDAAKAKRAGVSPTSILSTLAGYYGGQYVSNINRFSKMYYVTMQADPKYRLDTESLNNVFVRSNSGEMAPLSQFVNLTRVYSSEVLNRFNMYSSIAVNGTAADGYSSGDAIKAIQEVAAQVLPKGYGYEFDGITREEAQTGSNTVIIFGICILLIYLILSALYESFLIPFAVILSVPCGLMGSFLLAKMMGMENNIYLQTGIIMLIGLLSKTAILITEYAADRRAAGMSLTQAAVSAAKARLRPILMTVLTCVFGMIPLVLSHGVGANGNSTLGAGVIGGMIVGTLALLFLVPTLFIIFQTLQEKVKPLEFDPDPQWAVRAELEECKNEKEE, from the coding sequence ATGACACTCAAGCATTTTATCGAACGACCCGTACTGGCGTCGGTCATATCAATCGTAATCGTAATCGCCGGTCTGATCGGTCTTGCGACGCTGCCCGTGGAGCAGTATCCGGACATCGCACCCCCGACGGTTATGGTGCGCGCCTCGTATCCGGGCGCCAGCGCCGAGACGATTCAGAAGTCGGTCATCGTACCGCTCGAGCAGGCCATCAACGGTGTGGAGGACATGACCTACATGACCTCCAGCGCAGCCGTCGGAAGCGCCTCCGTAACGGTCTATTTCCGTCAGGGCATCAACGCCGACATGGCGGCCGTCAACGTGCAGAACAAGGTATCGCGCGCCACCGGCCAGCTTCCCTCCGAAGTTACGCAGATCGGTATCATGACCATGAAGCGTCAGACCTCCATGGTGAAGATCTTCTCGCTCTACAGCCCCGACGACTCTTACGACGAGACCTTCCTGTCGAACTACTCGAAGATCAACATCGAGCCGCGTATCCAGCGTATCCACGGTGTCGGCGAGGTGTTCACCCTCGGCGCCGACTACTCGATGCGCGTCTGGCTGAAGCCCGACATCATGGCTCAGTACAAGCTCATTCCGTCGGACGTGACGGCAGCGCTGGCCGAACAGAACATCGAGTCGGCGACCGGTACGCTGGGTGAGAACTCCCAGAACACGTTCCAGTACACGATGAAATACCGCGGACGCCACCAGACGCCCGAAGAGTTCGGCGAGATCGTGATCTCGGCCAAGCCCGACGGTTCGGTCCTGCGCCTGAAAGATGTCGCCGACATCGAGCTGGGCAGCGAATCCTATGCTTACAAAGGCTATACGAACGGCCACCCGGGCGTCAGCACCATGATTTTCCAGACCGCCGGCTCGAACGCCACGCAGGTCGTGAACGACGTCAACGCACTGCTTGACGAGGTGCAGGCCGAACTGCCGAAAGGCGTCGCCGTCGCCCACCTGCAGAGTGTGAACGACTTCCTCTACGCCTCGATGAAAGAGGTGGTCAAGACCCTGTTCGAGGCTATCCTCCTCGTGATTCTAGTGGTCTACGTCTTCCTGCAGGACATCCGCTCGACGCTCATCCCCACGGCTTCGATCCTCGTGTCGCTGGTCGGTACGTTCGGCTTCCTCGCATTCGCCGGATTCTCGATCAACCTGCTGACCCTCTTCGCACTGGTTCTTGCGATCGGAACGGTCGTCGACGACGCCATTATCGTGGTGGAGGCTGTCCAAGCACGTTTCGACGTGGGATATAAGTCCTCTTTCATGGCCACCGTCGACGCCATGTCGGGTATCACCTCGGCTATCGTAACCTCGACGCTGGTCTTCATGGCCGTGTTCATCCCCGTCGCCATGATGGGCGGAACGTCGGGTGTGTTCTACACGCAGTTCGGTATCACGATGGCCGTGGCCGTGGGTATCTCGGCCGTCAACGCACTTACGCTGTCGCCGGCCCTCTGCGCCATGATTCTGAAGCCGTACCTCGACGAGAACGGCGAGATGCGCGACAACTTCGCAGCACGCTTCCGCAAGGCATTCAACACGTCGTTCAGCGCGCTGGTCAACAAGTACAAGCACGGCGTACTGCTCTTCATCAAGCACAAGTGGCTGATGTGGTCGACGCTCGGACTCGCCATGGCGGCGCTGGTGCTGCTGATGAACACCACCAAGACGGGTCTGGTTCCCGACGAGGACCAAGGTACGATCATGGTCAACGTCACCACGGCCCCGGGTTCCTCGCTCGCAGAGACCCACAAGGTCATGGAGCAGGTTTCGGCGCGCATCGACGGCATCCCGCAGATCCGCGACTACATGCAGGTGGCCGGTTACGGTATGATCGCCGGACAGGGTTCGTCGTACGGTATGGCCATCATCAAACTCAAGGACTGGGACGAGCGCCCGAAGAAGGAGGACGACGTGAACGCCGTTATCGGCCAGATTTACGGACGTACCGCCGATATCAAGGACGCACAGATCTTCGCCGTGGCACCGCCGATGATCTCGGGTTACGGTACCTCGACCGGTTTCTCCATGAACCTGCAGGACAAGGCCGGCGGCGAGCTGACCGACTTCTACAACGTCTACCTGCAATTCATCGGCGCACTGAACCAGCGTCCGGAGATCGCCCGCGCATACTCGACCTTCAACATCAACTTCCCGCAGTACATGGTGGACATCGACGCTGCGAAGGCCAAGCGTGCCGGCGTATCGCCGACCTCGATCCTCTCGACGCTGGCGGGCTACTACGGCGGCCAGTATGTCTCGAACATCAACCGTTTCTCGAAGATGTACTATGTGACGATGCAGGCCGACCCGAAATACCGTCTCGACACCGAGTCGCTGAACAACGTCTTCGTGCGCTCGAACAGCGGCGAGATGGCTCCCCTGAGCCAGTTCGTGAACCTGACGCGCGTCTACAGCTCCGAAGTGTTGAACCGCTTCAACATGTACAGCTCGATCGCCGTGAACGGTACGGCCGCCGACGGTTATTCGTCGGGTGACGCCATCAAGGCCATTCAGGAGGTCGCCGCACAGGTCCTGCCCAAGGGCTACGGCTACGAGTTCGACGGTATCACGCGTGAGGAGGCGCAGACGGGCAGCAACACGGTTATCATCTTCGGTATCTGTATCCTGCTGATCTACCTCATCCTGAGCGCCCTGTACGAGAGTTTCCTCATTCCGTTCGCCGTCATTCTGTCGGTACCGTGCGGTCTGATGGGCTCGTTCCTGCTGGCCAAGATGATGGGTATGGAAAACAACATCTATCTCCAGACGGGTATCATCATGCTGATCGGTCTGCTGTCGAAGACGGCCATTCTGATCACCGAGTACGCCGCCGACCGCCGCGCCGCAGGCATGAGCCTCACGCAGGCCGCCGTATCGGCTGCCAAGGCCCGTCTGCGTCCTATCCTGATGACCGTCCTTACCTGCGTGTTCGGTATGATCCCGCTGGTGCTCTCGCACGGCGTAGGCGCCAACGGTAACTCGACCCTCGGTGCAGGTGTCATCGGCGGTATGATCGTCGGAACGCTGGCGCTGCTGTTCCTCGTGCCGACGCTGTTCATCATCTTCCAGACGCTGCAGGAGAAGGTTAAACCCTTGGAATTCGACCCCGACCCCCAGTGGGCCGTGCGTGCCGAACTGGAAGAGTGTAAAAATGAGAAAGAGGAGTAA
- a CDS encoding 2-hydroxyacid dehydrogenase, with translation MKITLFGTQPYDKESFERIRDAYGFDICYHRSHLNANNVALAKGSDAVCIFVNDTADAETIRQLADLGVKLIALRCAGFNNVDLNAAARCGIPVVRVPAYSPHAVAEHAVALMLALNRKVHRAYWRTRDGNFSLHGLLGFDMYGKTAGIVGTGKIARELIRILKGFGMEIVANDLYPDRKYAAEAGIAYVSLDELYSRADIISLHCPLTDQTRYMIGDVAISHMKPGVILINTGRGQLIHTEALIDGLKEKKIGAAGLDVYEEEAAYFYEDTSDRIMDDDVLARLLSFNNVIVTSHQGFFTREALDNIAHTTMQNISDFADCRELVNEVRAEPENAVAK, from the coding sequence ATGAAAATAACGCTTTTCGGAACACAACCTTACGACAAGGAGTCTTTCGAGCGCATCCGCGACGCTTACGGATTCGACATATGCTACCACCGCAGCCACCTGAACGCCAATAACGTGGCGCTCGCCAAGGGTTCCGACGCGGTCTGCATCTTCGTCAACGACACGGCCGACGCCGAGACCATCCGCCAGTTGGCCGATCTGGGCGTGAAACTGATTGCGCTGCGCTGTGCGGGTTTCAACAACGTCGACCTGAACGCCGCGGCCCGCTGCGGCATTCCCGTGGTCCGGGTCCCGGCTTACTCGCCGCACGCCGTGGCCGAACATGCCGTGGCGCTGATGCTGGCGCTCAACCGCAAGGTCCACCGCGCCTACTGGCGAACGCGCGACGGCAATTTCTCGCTCCACGGCCTGCTGGGATTCGACATGTACGGCAAGACCGCCGGCATCGTCGGCACGGGCAAGATCGCCCGCGAGCTGATCCGCATCCTCAAGGGCTTCGGCATGGAGATCGTGGCCAACGACCTCTACCCCGACCGGAAGTACGCCGCCGAGGCGGGCATCGCCTATGTGTCGCTCGACGAGCTTTACAGCCGTGCGGACATCATTTCGCTGCACTGCCCCCTGACCGACCAGACGCGCTACATGATCGGCGACGTGGCCATTTCGCACATGAAACCCGGCGTCATTCTCATCAACACGGGCCGCGGCCAGTTGATCCACACCGAGGCGCTGATCGACGGCCTGAAGGAGAAGAAGATCGGAGCCGCGGGACTGGATGTCTACGAGGAGGAGGCCGCCTATTTCTACGAGGATACCTCGGACCGCATCATGGACGACGACGTGCTGGCGCGCCTCTTGTCGTTCAACAACGTGATCGTCACCTCGCATCAGGGGTTCTTCACGCGTGAGGCATTGGATAATATAGCGCACACGACAATGCAGAATATCAGCGATTTCGCGGACTGCCGCGAGCTGGTCAACGAGGTGCGCGCCGAACCCGAAAACGCAGTTGCAAAATAG
- a CDS encoding aldo/keto reductase has product MKYVKLNNGVEMPILGFGVYQISDPEVCEQAVYDALTAGYRSIDTAAAYENEEAVGRAIRRSGIPREELFITTKLWISDAGYDAAKKAFEESMLKLGLNYLDLYLIHQPFGDVYGSWRAMEELYKEGRIRAIGVSNFYPDRLQDLILHNEVTPAVNQVETHPFHQQTAAGEFMRSKGVQIESWAPFAEGKNGLFANELLLKIAAKYGKTVAQVVLRWLIQRDVVCIPKSVHKERIAENFDVFGFELDDDDMAAIATLDRPESSFLDHRDPEVVEWLSNLH; this is encoded by the coding sequence ATGAAATATGTGAAATTGAATAACGGCGTCGAAATGCCGATCCTCGGCTTCGGCGTCTACCAGATTTCGGACCCCGAGGTCTGCGAGCAGGCCGTTTACGACGCCCTGACGGCGGGTTACCGCTCGATCGACACCGCTGCGGCCTATGAGAACGAGGAGGCTGTGGGCCGCGCGATCCGTCGCAGCGGCATCCCCCGCGAGGAGCTGTTCATCACCACGAAACTGTGGATCAGCGATGCGGGCTATGATGCTGCTAAAAAGGCGTTTGAGGAGTCTATGTTAAAGTTGGGCTTGAACTATCTGGACCTCTACCTGATCCACCAGCCGTTCGGCGACGTCTACGGTTCGTGGCGCGCCATGGAGGAACTTTACAAGGAGGGCCGCATCCGGGCCATCGGCGTGTCGAATTTCTATCCCGACCGCCTTCAGGACCTGATCCTGCACAACGAGGTCACGCCGGCGGTCAATCAGGTCGAGACGCATCCTTTCCACCAGCAGACCGCCGCCGGGGAGTTCATGCGCTCGAAGGGCGTGCAGATCGAGTCGTGGGCGCCGTTCGCCGAGGGTAAGAACGGGCTGTTCGCGAATGAGCTGTTGCTGAAAATAGCCGCCAAATACGGCAAGACGGTGGCGCAGGTCGTCCTGCGCTGGCTGATTCAGCGCGACGTGGTCTGCATCCCCAAGTCGGTGCACAAGGAGCGCATTGCCGAGAATTTCGACGTTTTCGGTTTCGAACTGGACGACGACGACATGGCGGCAATCGCCACGCTGGACCGTCCCGAAAGCAGTTTTCTGGATCACCGCGATCCGGAAGTCGTTGAATGGCTGAGTAATCTGCATTAG